TGAGCCGAAGCGCGAATCAGGTTGAGCTGGACTCGCCACCGGTTGGACCTCGCTGGTCCCAGAGAATGACGGACCAGGCTCTTTCGTGAAGATAGTAGAGGATCATTTTCGTGATCGCTTCAGCGCCGGCGATCGAGCCTGCAACCTTTACGCTGCCCGTGAAGATGAAACTCAGCACGAAGGTGTCGATACTACCGGTAATCCTCC
The genomic region above belongs to Bradyrhizobium arachidis and contains:
- a CDS encoding DUF2061 domain-containing protein, whose amino-acid sequence is MLSFIFTGSVKVAGSIAGAEAITKMILYYLHERAWSVILWDQRGPTGGESSST